One genomic region from Rosa rugosa chromosome 1, drRosRugo1.1, whole genome shotgun sequence encodes:
- the LOC133725998 gene encoding uncharacterized protein LOC133725998 translates to MEDSNKYCSGGPCSGSNMTKKSDSHTNCLSKYVMPGSELWTEGLICAFEFINIRGRNKPSSLKSSDRNKSLSGAHDGERECSHWVPIGWARISEIVQTVQADTQQFGIDDEDDYFTVADLAARPVWWCHVLAGHPSVDAWLRNAHWLHPAVSLALTDENLLISDRMKHLLYEVPVRVSGGLLFELLGYSFGVPFVDENDIPIVLRSWQAQNFLVTVLHIKGPISSINVLGIKEVEELLSAGGYNVPRTVHEVIAHLTSRLARWDDRLFRKSIFGAVDEFELKFMNMRNHEEINLFSIILNQEIRELSKQVIRVKWSLHAREEILFELLEHLRGNTTRSLLEKIRKSTREMIEEQEKVSGRLFTVQDVMQSTVRAWLQDRSLRVTHNLGVFGGCGLVISIITGLFGINVDGMPGAKNAPYAFAVFSAILFFIGFVLIRLGNLYLGLKKPISEKQVEARKSELQELVQKFQHEAETHALVRKNVARNNLPPTMGDAYPH, encoded by the coding sequence ATGGAAGACAGCAACAAGTATTGTTCCGGCGGCCCTTGTTCCGGGAGCAATATGACGAAGAAGTCAGATAGTCATACGAATTGTTTGAGTAAATATGTCATGCCTGGAAGTGAACTTTGGACAGAGGGCCTTATCTGTGCTTTTGAGTTCATTAATATTCGAGGACGAAATAAACCAAGCAGTTTGAAATCTAGTGATAGGAATAAGTCCCTAAGTGGTGCTCATGATGGCGAAAGAGAGTGTAGTCATTGGGTGCCAATTGGGTGGGCTAGAATTTCAGAAATCGTCCAAACTGTGCAAGCTGATACACAACAGTTTGGcattgatgatgaagatgactaCTTCACTGTTGCAGACTTAGCAGCTCGCCCTGTTTGGTGGTGCCATGTCCTTGCAGGTCACCCCTCAGTTGATGCTTGGCTCCGTAATGCCCACTGGCTACATCCTGCTGTCAGTTTAGCTTTAACAGATGAAAATCTACTGATTAGTGACAGGATGAAACACCTTTTGTATGAGGTCCCAGTTAGAGTTTCTGGGGGGTTGTTATTTGAGCTCTTGGGGTACTCATTTGGTGTTCCATTTGTCGACGAGAATGATATTCCCATTGTACTTCGTTCCTGGCAAGCCCAAAACTTCCTTGTAACTGTTTTGCATATCAAAGGGCCTATATCAAGTATAAATGTGTTGGGCATCAAAGAAGTTGAGGAACTTCTTTCCGCTGGAGGCTATAATGTACCTAGAACAGTGCATGAAGTCATAGCACATCTTACTAGCCGCCTTGCTCGATGGGATGATAGGCTATTCCGCAAGTCCATATTTGGTGCCGTAGATGAGTTTGAATTGAAGTTTATGAACATGAGAAACCATGAAGAGATAAATCTTTTTAGCATAATTCTCAACCAAGAAATCAGAGAGTTATCAAAACAGGTCATCAGAGTAAAGTGGTCACTTCATGCAAGAGAGGAGATTCTGTTTGAGCTTCTTGAACATTTGAGAGGAAATACAACAAGAAGTTTGTTGGAGAAAATAAGAAAGAGCACAAGAGAAATGATTGAGGAGCAAGAAAAAGTTAGTGGCCGCTTATTTACAGTTCAAGATGTGATGCAGAGCACTGTTCGTGCATGGTTGCAGGACAGAAGCCTTAGAGTGACACATAATCTTGGTGTTTTTGGTGGCTGTGGCCTTGTAATTTCCATCATCACTGGACTTTTTGGAATCAATGTTGATGGAATGCCTGGAGCAAAAAATGCACCATATGCCTTCGCTGTATTTTCAGCCATTCTCTTCTTTATTGGATTCGTGCTTATTCGACTCGGCAACCTTTACCTTGGGTTGAAAAAGCCTATTTCCGAAAAGCAAGTTGAAGCTAGAAAGTCAGAGCTTCAAGAGTTGGTTCAGAAGTTTCAGCACGAGGCAGAGACTCATGCCCTGGTTCGTAAAAATGTGGCTAGGAATAATTTACCCCCAACAATGGGAGATGCATATCCTCATTGA
- the LOC133724622 gene encoding F-box/kelch-repeat protein At3g06240-like isoform X1, translating into MLMDLPSDILVKILSRLPCESICRIRCVSKALLNMVDDPSFVKLHMGYTDEVPLLMSFAEHYASETNAVIASLQSVTYDGSGSALTARGQYAFQVSTTYQRDLPPYSIDFVFRNLFCFRNNCDSGVCFLINPLRGQVLRLPRNDISKIPVSQYQVIYDWYGMGFDSITNTLKILAVAEFGQFGKPICRAAQVLVLGTGSWRDVTPPPCRLSGNSSKSASANGDMHWLIYGNFSEKEIYARCHIISFDFKKEKFYWTPHPAAQSSNNFWHLYLLTFRGSLAIVDTSSSQGMITKIDIWVLKDYDKKEWTRDYSIDIKNFDLVRQFGLFVRVTCGQWEHGIYFKNFDKIPTFFLDLRCYSMNTITCGSGDGTKILSYTGSLISLKDYENSVGAENSTESLKSYGNLIEEEAQGFSLFKRHVLRRVSVV; encoded by the coding sequence ATGTTGATGGACCTGCCCTCGGATATCCTCGTCAAGATCCTTTCGAGATTGCCATGCGAATCAATCTGTCGCATTCGATGCGTGTCTAAGGCCTTGTTAAACATGGTTGATGACCCCTCTTTTGTTAAACTGCATATGGGCTACACCGACGAGGTACCTCTTCTCATGTCTTTTGCTGAACATTATGCTTCTGAGACCAATGCAGTTATAGCATCCTTGCAATCAGTCACATACGATGGCAGTGGCAGTGCCTTGACAGCAAGAGGTCAATATGCATTTCAAGTCTCCACAACATACCAGCGAGATCTTCCACCTTACTCCATAGATTTTGTTTTCCGCAACTTGTTTTGCTTTCGAAATAATTGTGATTCTGGAGTTTGTTTTTTGATCAATCCTCTGAGAGGACAAGTTCTAAGGCTTCCTAGGAATGATATTTCCAAAATTCCAGTCTCCCAGTACCAAGTAATCTATGACTGGTATGGTATGGGATTTGATAGTATAACTAACACCCTCAAGATTCTTGCTGTCGCCGAATTTGGCCAATTTGGTAAGCCTATCTGCCGGGCAGCCCAGGTTCTTGTATTGGGCACAGGCTCATGGCGAGATGTAACTCCTCCTCCTTGTCGATTGTCTGGTAACAGTAGTAAAAGTGCATCTGCAAATGGAGACATGCATTGGTTGATTTATGGTAATTTCAGTGAAAAAGAAATTTATGCAAGATGCCATATAATTTCTTTCGATTTTAAGAAAGAAAAGTTCTATTGGACTCCTCACCCCGCGGCACAAAGCTCAAACAATTTCTGGCATTTGTATTTGCTTACTTTCAGAGGATCTCTGGCCATCGTGGATACTTCTTCATCACAAGGTATGATTACGAAGATTGATATATGGGTATTGAAAGATTATGACAAAAAAGAGTGGACAAGAGATTACAGCATAGACATCAAAAATTTTGACTTGGTTAGGCAGTTTGGATTGTTCGTAAGGGTTACTTGTGGCCAATGGGAGCATGGCATatatttcaaaaattttgacaaaatCCCTACGTTCTTTTTGGATCTAAGATGTTATTCCATGAATACCATAACATGTGGTAGTGGGGATGGTACCAAAATTTTGAGTTATACTGGGAGCTTGATATCCTTAAAAGATTATGAGAATTCTGTTGGAGCTGAAAACAGTACTGAAAGCCTAAAAAGTTATGGCAATTTGATCGAAGAAGAAGCACAAGGCTTTAGTTTATTTAAGAGGCATGTGCTGCGACGAGTTTCAGTTGTCTGA
- the LOC133724622 gene encoding F-box/kelch-repeat protein At3g06240-like isoform X2, which produces MLMDLPSDILVKILSRLPCESICRIRCVSKALLNMVDDPSFVKLHMGYTDEVPLLMSFAEHYASETNAVIASLQSVTYDGSGSALTARGQYAFQVSTTYQRDLPPYSIDFVFRNLFCFRNNCDSGVCFLINPLRGQVLRLPRNDISKIPVSQYQVIYDWYGMGFDSITNTLKILAVAEFGQFGKPICRAAQVLVLGTGSWRDVTPPPCRLSGNSSKSASANGDMHWLIYGNFSEKEIYARCHIISFDFKKEKFYWTPHPAAQSSNNFWHLYLLTFRGSLAIVDTSSSQACWRSGWSNRLL; this is translated from the exons ATGTTGATGGACCTGCCCTCGGATATCCTCGTCAAGATCCTTTCGAGATTGCCATGCGAATCAATCTGTCGCATTCGATGCGTGTCTAAGGCCTTGTTAAACATGGTTGATGACCCCTCTTTTGTTAAACTGCATATGGGCTACACCGACGAGGTACCTCTTCTCATGTCTTTTGCTGAACATTATGCTTCTGAGACCAATGCAGTTATAGCATCCTTGCAATCAGTCACATACGATGGCAGTGGCAGTGCCTTGACAGCAAGAGGTCAATATGCATTTCAAGTCTCCACAACATACCAGCGAGATCTTCCACCTTACTCCATAGATTTTGTTTTCCGCAACTTGTTTTGCTTTCGAAATAATTGTGATTCTGGAGTTTGTTTTTTGATCAATCCTCTGAGAGGACAAGTTCTAAGGCTTCCTAGGAATGATATTTCCAAAATTCCAGTCTCCCAGTACCAAGTAATCTATGACTGGTATGGTATGGGATTTGATAGTATAACTAACACCCTCAAGATTCTTGCTGTCGCCGAATTTGGCCAATTTGGTAAGCCTATCTGCCGGGCAGCCCAGGTTCTTGTATTGGGCACAGGCTCATGGCGAGATGTAACTCCTCCTCCTTGTCGATTGTCTGGTAACAGTAGTAAAAGTGCATCTGCAAATGGAGACATGCATTGGTTGATTTATGGTAATTTCAGTGAAAAAGAAATTTATGCAAGATGCCATATAATTTCTTTCGATTTTAAGAAAGAAAAGTTCTATTGGACTCCTCACCCCGCGGCACAAAGCTCAAACAATTTCTGGCATTTGTATTTGCTTACTTTCAGAGGATCTCTGGCCATCGTGGATACTTCTTCATCACAAG CTTGTTGGAGGAGTGGATGGTCCAACAGACTATTATGA